The following proteins come from a genomic window of Bactrocera dorsalis isolate Fly_Bdor chromosome 6, ASM2337382v1, whole genome shotgun sequence:
- the LOC125779262 gene encoding uncharacterized protein LOC125779262 yields the protein MCEDVKEWVSYAKQHIDHDGTQWKFITTAAPHHGGGIWEAAVRSAKKHLLRIMGQQSLRYHELLTLLTRIEACLNSRPIVALHDDPEGGLALTPGDFIIGRPINCPEPPLPDIPHNRLHYWQRLQGMFEHFWKRWQNEYLNSLQARSKLMRPEPNLQMGDVVLI from the coding sequence ATGTGTGAAGATGTGAAGGAATGGGTATCATACGCGAAACAGCACATTGACCATGATGGTACTCAATGGAAGTTCATTACCACCGCTGCGCCACATCATGGTGGTGGTATCTGGGAAGCAGCGGTCCGCTCGGCCAAGAAGCATTTACTTCGCATTATGGGCCAACAGTCATTGCGATATCATGAGCTTCTAACGCTATTGACAAGGATTGAAGCTTGTCTTAATTCACGACCAATTGTAGCCTTACATGATGACCCCGAAGGAGGACTAGCTTTAACGCCAGGTGATTTCATAATTGGCCGGCCAATCAATTGCCCTGAGCCACCGCTACCAGATATACCGCATAACCGCCTCCATTATTGGCAGCGCTTGCAAGGAATGTTCGAACATTTTTGGAAACGTTGGCAAAATGAGTATCTGAATTCGCTTCAGGCCCGTAGCAAGTTGATGAGGCCTGAACCAAACCTCCAAATGGGAGATGTCGTACTTATTTGA